Proteins from one Bacteroides zhangwenhongii genomic window:
- a CDS encoding DUF3871 family protein, with product METTLQIMPVQRTSSMNFGEYAEEAVIVEEQPTKQKRPLFIEANTIEASLEHLRNDCIIPVFAKDNEATLSHVAFIEAVQDATNTFFSGEQIELPDIRVSHVIKGRIPEAIHKPASQLLESDKTIYYERCAFVIEVPTIYETVHGNRLTLTIGGVRAYNHTNLYSKKGAERFKVFIGFTCKVCTNLCVSTDGYLSCLEVTNTRDLYQAVLEMFHKYDAAKHIHLMQTLGNTSMTEHQFCQLLGRMRLYQSLPQGYQKDIPKMLLTDTQVNNVAKAYINDENFGSLGNDLSMWKFYNLLTGANKSSYIDSFLDRAYNATELATGICSALHGDNKYQWFLS from the coding sequence ATGGAAACGACATTACAGATTATGCCAGTACAAAGAACTAGTAGTATGAACTTTGGAGAGTATGCAGAAGAAGCGGTAATAGTTGAAGAGCAACCTACCAAACAGAAGCGACCGTTGTTCATTGAAGCCAACACGATTGAAGCAAGTTTGGAGCATCTAAGGAATGATTGTATTATACCCGTGTTCGCTAAGGACAACGAAGCTACATTGTCTCATGTGGCTTTCATTGAAGCGGTACAGGATGCAACCAATACATTCTTTAGCGGTGAACAAATTGAACTGCCAGACATTCGTGTATCTCATGTAATCAAAGGCAGAATACCGGAAGCGATACATAAGCCAGCCAGTCAGTTATTAGAGAGTGACAAGACTATCTACTATGAAAGGTGTGCTTTCGTTATTGAAGTTCCTACTATCTATGAGACAGTACACGGTAACAGGCTAACACTTACTATTGGTGGTGTCAGAGCCTATAACCACACTAATCTCTACAGCAAAAAAGGAGCTGAAAGATTCAAGGTTTTTATCGGTTTCACCTGTAAGGTTTGCACCAATCTATGTGTGTCTACAGATGGCTATCTTAGTTGCTTGGAAGTTACTAATACAAGGGATTTATATCAAGCTGTATTGGAGATGTTCCACAAATACGATGCAGCCAAACACATACATTTGATGCAGACTTTAGGCAATACCAGTATGACGGAACATCAATTTTGCCAACTACTTGGAAGGATGAGACTTTACCAATCACTACCGCAAGGCTACCAAAAGGACATACCTAAAATGTTACTAACTGATACACAGGTTAACAATGTGGCAAAAGCGTATATCAATGATGAGAACTTTGGCAGCTTGGGAAATGACTTGTCTATGTGGAAATTCTACAACTTGCTCACAGGTGCTAATAAGAGCAGCTATATAGATTCATTCTTGGATAGAGCCTATAATGCTACAGAATTGGCAACAGGGATATGTTCCGCTTTACATGGTGACAACAAATACCAATGGTTTCTTAGTTAG
- a CDS encoding CD225/dispanin family protein has product MEFYILINNAKQGPFPLDVLASKNITPNTMVWTVGFTEWKPAKQVPELADLLACLPPEPPIANKSIMPKTWLVESILVTCLCCLPFGIMGIVNATKIEALYSTGQYEQALYHSRQAKKWTLWGFFIMLAFVVVYLIFWAIYILLLANY; this is encoded by the coding sequence ATGGAGTTTTATATATTAATTAACAATGCCAAGCAAGGACCATTTCCTCTGGATGTATTAGCCAGTAAGAATATTACGCCAAACACAATGGTATGGACGGTAGGATTTACTGAATGGAAACCTGCCAAGCAAGTACCCGAATTAGCTGATTTACTTGCGTGTCTACCACCGGAACCGCCAATAGCCAATAAGAGTATTATGCCTAAGACATGGTTGGTAGAATCCATTTTAGTGACTTGTCTCTGTTGCCTGCCCTTTGGTATCATGGGAATTGTCAACGCAACCAAGATAGAAGCATTATACTCTACTGGGCAGTATGAACAGGCATTGTACCATTCCAGACAGGCGAAGAAGTGGACTCTTTGGGGATTCTTTATAATGTTGGCATTTGTGGTAGTCTATCTTATATTCTGGGCAATATATATACTGCTACTTGCTAATTACTAA
- a CDS encoding tyrosine-type recombinase/integrase, whose protein sequence is MSLKYSSTTADYLQWSEAMNLIRKLAKGSNYKMSLLIALGCFTGLRISDILSLRWNQILDTDEFTVTEIKTGKQRTIRINMQLQQHIRDCYEHINPVGINAPVLISQKGTVYTVQRINVMLKEIKRKYRLHIGNFSCHSLRKTFGRQVYNMNSDSSELALVKLMELFNHSSVSITKRYLGLRQEELLNTYDCLSF, encoded by the coding sequence ATGTCACTAAAGTATTCAAGTACAACAGCAGACTACCTGCAATGGAGCGAAGCAATGAACCTAATAAGGAAGTTGGCAAAGGGTAGTAATTATAAAATGTCACTTCTTATTGCTTTGGGTTGCTTTACAGGTCTAAGAATCTCTGACATTCTTTCTTTAAGATGGAATCAGATATTAGATACAGACGAGTTTACCGTTACAGAGATTAAAACAGGGAAGCAAAGGACGATTAGGATTAATATGCAGCTACAGCAACATATCAGAGATTGTTATGAGCATATAAATCCAGTTGGTATAAATGCACCCGTATTGATAAGTCAGAAGGGGACAGTGTACACAGTCCAAAGAATCAATGTCATGCTGAAAGAGATTAAGAGGAAGTACAGGTTACATATAGGCAATTTCAGTTGCCATTCCCTTAGAAAGACTTTTGGCAGACAGGTGTATAACATGAACAGCGATAGTTCGGAGCTTGCACTTGTCAAGCTCATGGAGCTATTCAATCATTCCAGTGTATCAATTACTAAAAGGTACTTGGGATTGAGACAGGAAGAGTTACTTAATACTTATGACTGTCTTAGCTTTTAA
- a CDS encoding putative polyvalent protein kinase domain-containing protein, producing MDRAYPPINNLLEQAACITGRSKEATGEVEPTEGYKGRQIKELIEFANANNLWIDLSHFNITYMDKGGENEVFHDGKSSVIKLNNFEYAGDDLENFFIRINAHNKFFSNVPYQMIGFSYNSRQEFCAVLIQPYILAEREATEDEIAEYMEALGFEMDYIDEFHNDQYEVFDAVPNNVLYGIDKDLYFIDTQIRVKK from the coding sequence ATGGATAGAGCGTACCCGCCAATCAATAATCTCTTGGAGCAAGCAGCCTGTATCACCGGAAGAAGTAAGGAAGCAACAGGAGAAGTTGAACCAACAGAGGGCTATAAGGGAAGGCAAATTAAAGAACTGATAGAATTTGCCAACGCCAACAATTTATGGATTGACTTGTCACACTTCAACATTACCTACATGGACAAGGGTGGTGAGAATGAAGTATTCCATGACGGTAAATCGTCTGTCATCAAGCTGAACAACTTTGAGTATGCAGGGGATGATTTGGAGAACTTCTTCATTCGCATTAACGCACACAATAAGTTCTTTAGTAATGTACCCTATCAGATGATTGGCTTCTCTTATAACAGCCGCCAGGAGTTCTGTGCAGTTCTCATACAACCTTACATATTGGCAGAACGGGAAGCAACAGAAGATGAGATTGCTGAATACATGGAAGCACTTGGCTTTGAAATGGATTATATAGACGAGTTTCATAACGACCAATATGAAGTGTTTGACGCTGTCCCCAACAATGTGCTGTACGGTATTGACAAGGATTTGTATTTCATTGACACTCAAATCAGAGTAAAGAAGTGA
- a CDS encoding IS256 family transposase, which translates to MKENHVVPDEVLTKEFLSHFKTEADVSKFLKQLHAQVLEKMLEGEMDAHLGYEKHSVSGNNSGNSRNGSYPKKIQTEHGEAVIPIPRDRNGQFEPIVVPKHESRGLSIEKLVISLYAKGMSVSDIEEEMREIYEIELSTSAISIITNKVNQAAQEWQNRPLDPVYLIVWMDGIVFKVRDNGKIINKTVYLCVGLKQNGLKEVLGMWVGKSESSAFWMGVLTDLKARGVQDILITCTDNLNGFTDTIRTVFPQSSTQICVVHQIRNSCKYVVYKDKKEFTADMKNIYNAPNKEVAAAELDNLEKKWGGKYPYAILSWRNNWDDLTVFFQFPLEIRKIIYTTNLIENLNGKIRKYTKSKLSFPSDDAVKKMVYLSLMEIEKKWTMPITNWGLIMNQFMLIFENRIQI; encoded by the coding sequence ATGAAAGAGAATCATGTAGTGCCTGATGAGGTTTTAACCAAGGAGTTCCTCAGCCATTTCAAAACTGAGGCAGACGTAAGCAAGTTCCTAAAGCAGCTCCACGCCCAAGTGCTGGAGAAGATGCTTGAAGGTGAGATGGATGCTCATTTGGGTTATGAGAAACATTCTGTTTCCGGCAATAACAGTGGTAATTCCCGTAACGGCAGTTACCCCAAGAAAATCCAGACCGAGCACGGCGAGGCTGTCATACCCATCCCTCGTGACCGCAACGGTCAGTTTGAACCCATAGTAGTCCCCAAGCATGAAAGCCGCGGGCTTTCCATAGAAAAGCTTGTTATCTCCTTATATGCCAAAGGAATGAGTGTGTCCGATATAGAAGAAGAGATGCGCGAGATCTATGAGATAGAACTCTCCACCTCTGCCATCTCCATCATCACAAACAAAGTAAACCAGGCTGCTCAAGAATGGCAGAACCGTCCTTTGGACCCGGTCTATCTCATCGTTTGGATGGACGGTATTGTCTTCAAGGTCCGTGACAACGGGAAGATTATCAACAAGACTGTCTATCTCTGTGTCGGCCTGAAACAAAACGGCTTGAAGGAAGTTCTTGGCATGTGGGTGGGTAAATCAGAGAGTTCCGCCTTCTGGATGGGTGTTCTCACTGACTTGAAGGCCCGTGGGGTACAAGATATACTGATAACCTGTACCGATAACCTGAACGGATTTACGGACACTATACGTACCGTATTCCCTCAGTCATCAACTCAGATTTGTGTTGTACATCAGATAAGAAACTCATGTAAATATGTCGTTTACAAGGACAAAAAAGAGTTCACGGCAGATATGAAGAATATCTATAATGCGCCAAACAAGGAAGTTGCTGCCGCGGAGCTTGATAATCTGGAAAAGAAATGGGGAGGGAAGTACCCTTATGCCATTCTTTCATGGAGGAACAACTGGGATGATCTGACTGTTTTCTTTCAGTTCCCATTGGAAATCAGAAAAATAATCTATACCACAAATCTCATTGAAAATCTGAATGGAAAAATCAGAAAGTACACTAAATCAAAGCTTTCATTCCCGTCGGATGACGCAGTGAAGAAGATGGTATACCTTTCCTTGATGGAGATTGAGAAGAAATGGACAATGCCGATTACTAACTGGGGATTGATTATGAACCAGTTTATGCTTATTTTTGAAAACAGAATCCAGATATAA
- a CDS encoding DUF2752 domain-containing protein, with product MKWWKIGVVVLILVLTTISYCYNPCNYSIFPKCPFLLLTGLQCPGCGSQRAIHYLLHLDISKAFHYNALLVATLPVIVILSLAECYRCSRPDLYVKIHNKSYIWCYLIIVVLWWIIRNLINI from the coding sequence ATGAAGTGGTGGAAGATTGGGGTAGTTGTACTGATACTAGTACTAACTACTATTAGCTATTGTTACAATCCATGTAATTATAGTATCTTTCCTAAATGCCCATTCTTGCTTCTAACTGGATTGCAATGTCCCGGATGTGGATCTCAAAGGGCAATACATTATTTATTACATTTAGATATATCAAAGGCATTCCACTATAATGCTTTATTAGTAGCAACACTTCCAGTTATAGTAATACTGTCATTGGCGGAATGCTACAGATGCAGTAGACCAGACCTTTATGTTAAGATACACAATAAGTCATATATATGGTGCTATTTAATCATTGTCGTGTTATGGTGGATTATTAGAAACTTAATTAACATCTAG